In Wolbachia endosymbiont (group A) of Pogonocherus hispidulus, the genomic stretch TCCTTGTGAAATGCTTGCTTAATGATTCTATTCCACCTTTTTTGCTTCTTCCACCAACGATCCAATTTATGTTTTCATAAGATAAGATCGCCTTTTCGCTCGACTTTGCATTAGTTGCTTTGCTATCGTTCACGAAAAACACATTTCTTATTTTGCCAAGCAGTTCATTCCTATGCCTCAGTCCTGAAAAGGACTTGATTCCATTGATAATAGTGTTGCTATCTACTCCAAGTAGCTTACATACGGCATATGCGGCTGCTATGTTTTCTGCATTGGATATTAGGTTTACTTTCACATCACTTACTGATAAGCTATGATTCTCTAGTTTTAACGAGATCTTCTGGATCCGAGTAGCCAAGCACTGGGATGACAAAAGAAGTGGCTGGAATGACAAAGAGGGTGACACCGGAGCTGATATTGGAATTTTATTCCCAGTGAATTTGTTGAATATATCAGCAGTAATCTCATTGTCACATCCTATCACAGCAACCTTACTACTATTTATCAGCCTTGATTTAACCGCTATGTAATTCTCCATACTTCCATGCCTATCTATGTGATCTGGTGTAATATTGAGCAGTGCTGAAATGTCCACGTTAATTTCATTCATCAACTCCAATTGAAAAGAGGAAAATTCAATTACATAAATTTCTGCATCTCTTTCTAGATCCAAAACAGGAACGCCTAAATTTCCACCAATAGCTACTTTTTTCCCTGCAGATTTTAATATGTGCCCTATTAGTGATGTAGTGGTTGATTTACCATTTGTTCCTGTGATGCCTATTACCTTCTGGTTCGTAGTTTTAGCTTCAAGAAATAGCTCAATGTCTGATTTTATTTTGCAATCAAATCTCCTTGCAAGTTTTACTATCCAATGTGGCTCTGTTGGCACTCCAGGGCTTAAAACCAATGCACTGATCTCATGCCAATTGTATTCCTTGGGATGAATAAAATTACATTTTTTATACATCATTTTTGCATTTGCTATTTGCTCTTCATGATCATCCCATGCATATATTCTTGCACCATTCTTTATTAGAGCGTTAATGGCGGATAAACCAGTTTTACCAAGACCAAAAACCGCGACGTTTTGATTTTTGTATTTGTTTAGTTGCACTGCTAGATAACTTATGCGAACCATTTTATAAAGATATCGTACAAACTACAACAGACTTCTTGCGTAGGTTACAACTGTCATTCAGTAGAAACAAAAAACTTCCTTGACAAACCCCGCCAGTCCCCTTATCATGAGAATGAAGCTATTTATTTATCTTCGCAATCTGTGCAGGTTAATGACAAAAAACTTAGGGTATTTGGCGTCTCATGTTTAATTTTTCGCACTACGTGCATCGCATGTCTTTAAAAATTTCTGGGTTTTTACCTATATAAGCCGAAACGCGCTTACAAAGCGTTTAAGACAGCAAAAAACGTCAAATTGACAAGGGAGAATTTGAATGCTAGCTACTACGGGGTTTCTTTGCCTTTTTTCCTGCTTAGTAAATTTCTTAAACACTTGCGGTGTAGGTTAGTTGCAAGTTAAAAGTAACTAAATCGCTCTTAATCAAGCGTTTTAGAATAAAAAAACGCCGATATTTTAGTACATAGTAAATAGCCAACCACCACGGGGCTTCTTTTGCCTTTTTTTTCGTTTGGTAAATTTCTTAATGTTTGTAGCTAACATGAACAAACATTTGAGAGTAACTTCCGCTAGTAGGGTGTCATCCCAGTGTCACGCACTGGGATGACATTATAAGGGCACTGGGATGACAAGAAGAGGGCACTGCCGTCATAAAGGAACCAGTGTTAGCTACTTGGATGACAGAGAGTAATGCAAGAAAATAATTGGATTTTTTGTAATGCTACGGAGTTCAGTGTTTTCTATAAATTTTCACGTAATTTGTTAGCAAAATTGACAGTTGCTGAAATACTGAGTAAAATACTTATACAATAGTGTTAAGTGAGGAAAAATGGATTTTGCCAAATATATCAAAGATGATACTCTTAGAACTTGTCTTGAAAAGAAATGAGAAAGAGAATATGATGAGATAAGTAAAAAATAGTAGGTAAAAATGTATCCAAGTGATATAAGTGACAAAGAATGGGAAATTTTGGAGCCAAGTGTTGCACAAGGTGCAGTAGGACGGCCAAGAAAACACAATATTAGAACAATTATTAATGCAATAAGATACATAATGAAAGGTGGTTGCCAGTGGAGAATGCTGCCAAAAGATTTTCCGCCATGGAAAACGGTGTATGATTATTTTCTCAGGTGGCGTAATAGTGGCAAATTGGAAGAAATACACGATATGTTAGTAA encodes the following:
- the murD gene encoding UDP-N-acetylmuramoyl-L-alanine--D-glutamate ligase codes for the protein MVRISYLAVQLNKYKNQNVAVFGLGKTGLSAINALIKNGARIYAWDDHEEQIANAKMMYKKCNFIHPKEYNWHEISALVLSPGVPTEPHWIVKLARRFDCKIKSDIELFLEAKTTNQKVIGITGTNGKSTTTSLIGHILKSAGKKVAIGGNLGVPVLDLERDAEIYVIEFSSFQLELMNEINVDISALLNITPDHIDRHGSMENYIAVKSRLINSSKVAVIGCDNEITADIFNKFTGNKIPISAPVSPSLSFQPLLLSSQCLATRIQKISLKLENHSLSVSDVKVNLISNAENIAAAYAVCKLLGVDSNTIINGIKSFSGLRHRNELLGKIRNVFFVNDSKATNAKSSEKAILSYENINWIVGGRSKKGGIESLSKHFTRIRKAFLIGESTEAFANTMENKVDYVRCCNLEDAFRLAFEEALNSAEEVTILLSPACASFDQWKNFEERGEAFCRMFENLRYNHTCCLV